TGGACTCAAAGAGCACATTTTGACATTGCAATGCGATCTGCAACAAACGAGAAACCTCCACAACAAATATATGTTTCTTGTAATTTTTGTGGGAAAAGTATATCTGCATTTATGCAAGGTTTAAGTAGAGCAAGGGGACCCTTTGGTAGATTAGGAAGTACGCCCAATAAGTTAAAGGTAAtagatttttatatataatgtaCCGATCGGTAAAGTTCCATTAACGGTATCGttcttatttttttgtttagatGTCTTCCTGTCCAAATTGTCGAAAACCACTACCACGGTGTGCAATTTGCTTGATGCATATGGGTACCGTAAGTGGGTTACAAATGACATCCGGTgttagtagaaacgaagagtgcGATAACAAATTAACAGAATTTAGTAACTGGTTTACATGGTGTCAAACGTGTAGACACGGTGGTCATGCAGATCATATTACAAATTGGTTTCGGTAATGTTTTCCAAAAttatatgcattaaatcttcTCAACTTATTCTTATAATTTCTTATCGTTTTTAAATAGGCAACATTCTGAGTGTCCAGTAACATCGTGTACTTGTAGATGTTTCTCCTTAGACGCATCGTGTAAAATAGGAGTGGgtattgtataaataaaaatcgcACAATCTCCGAATTTTGAATAATACTGACagtgttttctttttatagTTTTAGGATTCAGTTTCCCATATTTTTTCGATCAACATTAACGTAAGAAGCAAAAGAACTAATTTTGCATCTATACAATATGACATTGCTTAATGTAATTATGAAAAGATAATTCGCAAATAGAACCATACGAAGTAGTGATTGTACTCTTgtaaaaaaatttagaaaatatttttgtgtcAACTTATATTCCTGTGTCATCTTCAGACATTCTCCACTTTCCTGGCCCTAATATGTTTAATATAACCATCAATTCATTGTATTGATCAGCATCTGtaatgaacattttttgtttttatataatttgtgatacaaatgaaaaaaaggaaatgtttatatttaccAAATTTTTCTGTCATGCTGGGTGGAAATAATATATAGTTACTACAAGCCATTGTGGATTTCGAATGTACAGTCCCGTGAACTTCTATATAACCTTCAGCATTGCCATCGATAGCTTCTGGTAGAGTCACGTTAACTTGTATACCATCGGTTGTTCTTAATTCTATGTTTTTACCATTTGAGTTTTTCTAATATGCAATTGAAGTAAATCATAATGTATTCTAATCAGTTTTTTAAATCATAAACAGTATTAACGTAGTTTCGTAATATAACTCTTACTTTTCCAACAGTTCCAAGTAGAATTATTTGTTCTCCAACATTCTGTGCTAATCGACGACCATCGATACGTTTTTTCAGCATTTCTCTTGCAATTTTATCGATGCAACTAAAAGTCAATTTAGTATTTTCGAGCAATCAACTGAAAACAAATGGCAAAATTTTTAGATAGAGGGCCTATACTAGAGGTTACTAACCATGGGCCAGGTTTGTTCTTCTATCTTTATCCGTTAACAGTGATTAAGGATAAACATACAACTAAAAAAAACTTTTACTTTTGCGttttttaaaatgtataaaaaaatatatttaac
This window of the Ptiloglossa arizonensis isolate GNS036 chromosome 5, iyPtiAriz1_principal, whole genome shotgun sequence genome carries:
- the LOC143147177 gene encoding replication protein A 14 kDa subunit, with translation MLKKRIDGRRLAQNVGEQIILLGTVGKKNSNGKNIELRTTDGIQVNVTLPEAIDGNAEGYIEVHGTVHSKSTMACSNYILFPPSMTEKFDADQYNELMVILNILGPGKWRMSEDDTGI